The DNA region TAACACGAGCAGCGTTCAAACTGCATCAGGTTGTTTCTTGTAAAACTCAACTTAAATCGCATACAAATGACAAAACACTATAAAAACATTGGGACACGGCATCGGCATGGACAGCTAACATGCCTCCCTCCTGCTacaaacagctgccgtaactaagagcaaccggGGCGGCATTCGTAAGCCGGTAGCCAGTTAACGAGGTCGCGACTTAATACGGAACACCGGCACACGCAGCTTccgcgcagctgtgccatctcaccacgccccgttccctcctctgctcttctccttccttcttctttctctctgtctttcacccacacacccaccttTTTTTCTCAGGTaacgcacatacagtacttccagacgaacacaccaataataattaagtgtttcacttacctaACTATAGACTTTTGTCATAAATAGTTAGATATTTattagtgatgggtagatgaggcgtcatgaaacgtttcgatacattgcaaaactgtattgatactgtgccgatactgtgtcactgaatactgacacctgctggacattaaaactccctacaggcaacctagttgacagactcagctgacactgattttgtgacttaatatatacaataatataatttaagccattgtatgttatatagtattatttcatatcttcatttacatttaaaatttatatttttagatacagtcgataaagtgtatcataacgtaaaaatctaagtgaacatgttgtgaatgaagatgcctttttgttgttttttttaaaacaaatttggtctctctgcccactgcaatgaggagatcttgccaaaggttatctagaaacaacacactgccattttagtgcaccatttccaaacaacaagaaacaaataatgctgaataacatgcctgaagtgggtgcagacagctgctgttctgactgcagtctactgacggccacattgcacttggaggaactgcggaaccagagtggtttaaatctggggtctagaagtgttgctggggtcaacacactgtgaggtggttttgcttaaataggaaagttctgtcgaacaaatacgaaatttaacctgcataaaacaatatgattagtaaggagtcactttggaaattaatctgaattcagatagatcaagtgaaaactttttaaaattaattaattattttaataatacacttttactttattataaaattaaatcaaaaaagaaaccttattttccgatatgagatgaattatagatgaatttgacgatgatcggcaaacgctcagggattccttttagcagatgcatcccgacacatgcgcttccttataaacacagtctggcgcgtcagacagtgactgatacaggaactgtatcggtcacgttcccgacgcgatacgcgcaccgacacagtgtttcgctctaagagctcgacgcaggcgccgacgcatcggtgttgccggacccatcactaatATTTATGCTATAACCAAATTTTGTGAATCTTAATTATAAACATATTGGTATCTCCACTAAGGAGCTATGAATCCAAtcattataatttgtgctcctcgcatatccccaacaataggaaagagacagaagaaaagACTAGACATTTTTGCTTTCCAACGTATGCCCAACGTATGccctattaggaagagatcttaCAGCATGTGTCatctggtcctgatgataagtttgaagagttatgatttcacacacacactgacaaacagatcttaacttccctcttttgggatgaacacaggccTGCACTTGCGAGTTCTTTtactaacaaacaaaatgatttttgattctacagttccacacgtccctctgtcaAACCATGATGGAGACATGGCAGGATGTGGGTCCTTTCGTTAACAAATGTCAACgtggtggagactggtgaatgACTTCCAACCCCATGTGAcatatttacctactttgcatgcattagaaaactttttttaatctgcctGTCATGCACAGCAAACAGTATATTTAGTAACTcagcattctaatgacacacattacatgtttttgttttcttatttttatttttcagatatAAATAGCtaatgtcttttctaggtctttgttcttattgcaGGAAcgtcattcctaactttactatctttgaggccccacttcTAATGCAGACGTCTTCCTTGTCACTTCTtctctcacgtggacgtctgaggctgaaccccattcaccgacctcaaacttttTTTTCAGTCTGCTCCAACTTTGGGTCTCCCTAATCTGACTCTATGCAGGttgtctgttcttttgtcctgtagcctattttcCTGCCAAGCTtgacccagctgctgctgaacctccacagtgtctatgagcagtggctgcggcagagaaagctgTGCTGGCATCACATTAAATTGTTGGCTACTGACTtcaccttgttggttccttttggaacagaaaacatcacatctttctacagcctggcGGCTTAGATACGACACcatcttgctcaacatgctgaacattactatcaagatgTGCGATGTGCTTAACCCAACCACTCtttttccaggccctgacgatggtaAGCCTCAAAActgtgttgatggctccgcctctagacaCCTTGCTTCGAGCCAATGTCAGGTTGGGTATGCAGCCTGCACCTCTCATGCCGttttgaagtctggcgctttgctaagacactattctgctcaggctgcagagttgatcgactgaagctagtaaactagcaggtttgctgttaccatctacacagactccagaaatGCTTTTCGTGTCACACtttgatgctctgtggaagcataggaagcttttgaagtctgattgcaaacctatcttacgtCATGAtaagtttgctgctttgctggacattattctgctacctacagctaatgctgtttgtaactgtcccactcacatCATCAGTAaggactttgtttctgctgacacGCTACTGCGAAGGTTGCTGCCTGGCAACCCCCTCcgtctcctcatcctcgttccCTCTCCCCATCCTTGTTCCttcttggatccactccatccactgcaggaaggtcccggatccgacagacgaccctccgtCTACACCGCACGGAAAACCCACCAGAAGTGAGGAGAtgtgagaaggacgaccctagtagtgcacacacgcactgaggcgaggctgtgttgaccgttcagctaaaggtgtgagccaagtgccgtctgaagctgcaccggttattcacactatcagaccatacatctaaacacatgttcctgagaaaacacacacgaacagccttgagttgctgacgctggacgacgtgtagactcttcacatcacagggagtgacagtgactcagacgacattgggaggaaacctggcggtgataacaaatcccaagtgtctctgtgatcaaatggaacaacctgaaggactccAACGAACAGTTAATGTGTCAACACAgattggaaacaatctaacgctactgttcaacaggacgaagcagacaagacatcaattgtaactgtgctgtgttagacttcattttatgttactccgATTATTGCCTTATGATGTTTCTATATAATTTTatacactacttttgaatgagaaaatttcgcAACAATATCCTAAAATTGACTTTAATTTGCTctcaatcactttattcactgctacagttAGTTTTTATCcatcatctacagatgacagaggttatagGACAACACGCAGCAATAcacatcatcattctggttaatctctgattctcctattcactctagacccaaatgtacaattaaagattcgAAAGCATGAAAACTAGCTCAAAATTATATGaaattgtaatggaaaaattgtttcttacCTATTCTATgcggttattatatgatttatgacttatgctCTGCAATTAGTATCTTGTgatttgtcttacttctgttttatagtatttatttgacatttcacctaggtTGTTCAATTTTTGTCTCTGCCTAGTACTTAGCCCTCCTTCCTAGTCAGACCAGACGCCAGTAATGCagatgtgagaatgtaaacatctcaacacacacggcgacagggatgagatggtgcatgcaatttgaatgggctacacagacattccaccgtagtcggacagaatggttaaaaggcagaagcaactggAGGATTTTGGGcactttgcatcacaccttcgtggtgtatgcactgatctccccagctggtttctggtttgttgatgtgcaggatcaacatccatttttttttatttgctttacccattatttttcttttcctaTATTTTttgaataaatcacacaaaaggcaactctctcatctgcttgtttatgggaaatttccaccacataacagcaaaaaaaaaaagacaaagaaagtgTGTGACGAAGTAATTGTGAGGCTATTTAAGTCTGACACTAAAGACAACGACTTTATGGGTTTTAATGCACAGAAGGCAGCGGTAGATAGTGATCAATGACTTTTGTGGTACGCTGCTgtatggattttttttaaccatCTGCATTACCGGCACTTTTCGGGGGGAAAAAACAATGTATACACCTGCGGCTTATAGACACATAATATATATTAAGTTGAATATGACCTGCAAAACTATACTATTTCTTCTATGTGAAACAACATGTAGTCCAAGACGTCGTGTCTCTATATACGTGTTATATGTTTAAGCGCTATACCAGAACATGTGATTCTTCAAACAGAAATGATGACATCCATTCTAATTGCCAGTTAAGTTTTTCTAGTTCTAGTACTGATCTTTTTTGTCATTCCACACCTGTCTGGTATTACTGTGTCAGCTGTGGTATTTGTCCCTAGATTGTTTGGTGTAAGCATTTGTATGCAAAATGCTTTTTTACTTGATTTTTCTTGAGAACAGCTTCATCACGGACACAGGAAATTATAAGTAGAGTATAGTTTTAAAGCTTAAGATCTTAAAACTACATTATAAGTTAAATGGGCAGTTTATTGAATCAATTATATTTACTCATTATAATTTTGTTTACCctgaatttatttaatttgtgatTACACAAAGTTAAATGAAATGTCTCTAGAAGTAGCTAAAAGATCCATGTGTTTGAGCAGAAACAGACAATCTTTGGAAAATGTAAGCTTTTGGATAACAAAAGTTGTTCCTGACTCCTTTATTTGTATATCTACATTTCAAGCACTTTGACCAACTGGTTCTTTtgcagaaaatatttaatttaaaaataaattttcttGTCAATCATATTTATCACTTTTTCTATACATTCAGATATCTCACATATTAAAGCAAGACTGACTCTTTATCCACcactttatttactttattatacAGCCATTATCAGTCATCACATCTTTTTTTCATAGTTTGGGTGGTCCAGCTAGCTTCCATCCTTCCATCTTGCCAACTTTTGTGAAGGCTGTCAGCGTTCCTAGAGCCAGACATGCTGATGTACCAGTCATTGCACTGTGGGCTGGTTGAAATTATACAAAAGGCAGgttcacagaaaaacacattgttttaGTTAGTCAAATACTTACCAAATCAAATCGCACAATGTTTAAgatgttctgttttttaatgtttgaatCTACTACACCTAttacatgtaaataaaaggTCATGTGTACTTCAATGTAAAAACAATCCTCACCTCTGGTTATTGACTTCTCTTGAATTTCAGTTGACTAAAATAAGATTCAACTGTTGCCGTTTGTTAAACTTAAAGTACATGTATGAGTACGTGTATGAATTCATTGGTTGGGTTTGTACTTTTATCTTACAATGGGTTGCACTTGAATTAATGCAAACAAATAGTGTACGCTCTAACTTCATACAACTGCATATTCTGGAAAAAGCAGCTCTAGTAGCTAGCTGGTGACCTGCCATCAACCATGTAACAGATGTATAACAAGGTTGTTtgtcaataataaaataatgatcaTTTAGTCCTCCAGTGTCACATTTTTCACTTTAGTGCAATTATGTTGAAATTTTCTTTGTTGTGAagtttgagaaaaaaaactttgttaTTACGCATAAAATACCATGTCTGTTTTTAAGTAATCATATTAGCATTTTGTATTTCCTTTCTAAATTATTACCTATGTAGTTCTAATCCACCACTTCCTGAAAGAacaatgaagtaaaaaaaagtacatACTATGTGAGTAAACACTAACTGCATTACTGCATTTTGTAATGCTTGTTTAAGAACAATTTTGATTGAATTAAACTGATCAATTGATCAgtttaatttaatgtatttGTGCAAAACAGACATGCACACTTACCATGTTAAAAACAATAGTACCACTTGTCAAACTATTAATCTAGACTCCAATAATTAAAGATGAGGTGTTATGTTGATTTCTGTAGCTCTCAATAGGATTTTGAGAAACGCTGTGACTGCAAAAAGACATATGAGAAGCACTGTGGCTTGTGACTACACATATTAGTAAATTTCAGTCTGTTAGCTTTTCTTTCAACTGTGGGTTTTCTCAAGGGCTTCCGCTATTTTGCCATCTGATATCCCTTAGGTTTGTAGTCTGCGCACCTCACTTTAGATACAATTGTGCTATCAGTTTTAAGTTCTCATTTGTTGTTACATATTaatcaaagaggaaaaaagcaacaaaacaaatgtgggaGACTTAGTGGGAATACTACTTTAAGTTCAGTGTTTGAGTCAAAATCTTGAATTAATGTCATGTATGGGTAAAACTAGCACATCACAGTTCATTAACCAGTACAGTTTTGAAAGCTATGAATAGGTGACAACACATGTGACATATTAATACAGGGGTAACTCTGAGAAAGGAACACACTGCAGTCACCTGTATGTCGGTTTCTTAATGTAAATCAGCAAGGGTTTAAGATAACTATGTTGtaatttggtgctatataaatacaaatgaatGGTATGAAGTAGGCATCTTCATGACCACACCACAAACGGATACTTACTTCGGGCTCCAAGGAAAATTCCTGATGCACAGCCCCCAATGAAGTAATTTAGTGGGTCATCAGGTTTTTCACGTGCCTGAGCACTGAGACACGTTACCATGCCAAATATGGCTCCCATGGTAGCTGAAACAATAGAGAAAGACAGCAACTTTGTAACTTGTAATTAGCACTGTAATTGGAACTAAGGATGAGTACTCTGACCAAGAAACAACCTTGCTTTCTATGATACAGTGATGGAATCAGCAGTCCtagagttgtgtgctgggcagGGGGCAGTataggcagagacaggaagattAAAAAGTTGGTTAAGAAAgccggctctgtcctgggctgcataCTGGAGTCCATCGAGGAGGTGGCGGACAAAAGGATATTGGTCAAACTAACATCTATCATGGATAACCtctcccaccccctgcaccacactgtagaaACTCTGAGCATCTCCTTCAGCACTAGACTGCTAcaccacagtgcaggaaggggGTGCTACcacaggtcattcctccccacagccatcagactaTACAGTGACACAACAACTACCAGTGTTTCCACTACCATTATATTGACTCCAAGTCAAAGTAGAGAAAAGAGCCCACATGCTACATGTCCTGCCCCTGACAAGCAGCAAAAGTCTAGCCACCACCAAATGACAGGTT from Betta splendens chromosome 4, fBetSpl5.4, whole genome shotgun sequence includes:
- the ndufa11 gene encoding NADH dehydrogenase [ubiquinone] 1 alpha subcomplex subunit 11 isoform X2, with amino-acid sequence MIGLRSSLVGSAYHIAAFQPASGLAVLQRASSTTVTMATMGAIFGMVTCLSAQAREKPDDPLNYFIGGCASGIFLGARTHSAMTGTSACLALGTLTAFTKVGKMEGWKLAGPPKL
- the ndufa11 gene encoding NADH dehydrogenase [ubiquinone] 1 alpha subcomplex subunit 11 isoform X1 — protein: MGYWDLPEGTDCVGKTWTTIKVGTALGLVGSAYHIAAFQPASGLAVLQRASSTTVTMATMGAIFGMVTCLSAQAREKPDDPLNYFIGGCASGIFLGARTHSAMTGTSACLALGTLTAFTKVGKMEGWKLAGPPKL
- the ndufa11 gene encoding NADH dehydrogenase [ubiquinone] 1 alpha subcomplex subunit 11 isoform X3, translated to MDYYQSLVGSAYHIAAFQPASGLAVLQRASSTTVTMATMGAIFGMVTCLSAQAREKPDDPLNYFIGGCASGIFLGARTHSAMTGTSACLALGTLTAFTKVGKMEGWKLAGPPKL